In Plasmodium reichenowi strain SY57 chromosome Unknown, whole genome shotgun sequence, the genomic stretch TCCTAGTACCTCTTCATCCACATTTCTTCCTCCAACTGCTCCTAGTACCTCTTCATGCACATTTCTTCCTCCAACTGCTCCTAGTACCTCTTCATGCACATTTCTTCCTCCAACTGCTCCTAGTAACTCTTCATCCACATATCTTCCTCCAACTGCTCCCattaattctttttcttcttcatattTTGCTTGACCACCTCCGAATAAATCATAATTTCCCCATAAAGGGAGTCCTAATAATTCAGATCTT encodes the following:
- a CDS encoding hypothetical protein (conserved Plasmodium protein, unknown function), with amino-acid sequence TERKDNVDILRTPVRGEYDMWSTSGLGSYELYDRSRLGRSELLGLPLWGNYDLFGGGQAKYEEEKELMGAVGGRYVDEELLGAVGGRNVHEEVLGAVGGRNVHEEVLGAVGGRNVDEEVLG